Part of the Rhodococcus sp. OK302 genome is shown below.
GATCCGCTGAGCGGTGGGAGTTCGGCGCGCAACAGGTTTGCGGGCCTCGTCACCAAAGTTGTCACCGACAAAGTGATGGCGCAGGTCGAGATGCAATGTGGTCCGTTCACCGTGGTTTCGCTCATGAGTACCGACGCAGTCCGTGAACTCGGTCTCGAAGTCGGCAGCATTGCCGTTGCCGTAGTTAAAGCCACCACCGTCATCGTAGAAACGCCGTAATCGTCGAAACACCGTGAGGGAAAAGTGAAGAAAATTCTCGGAATCGTTGCCGCCGGTGCACTTTCGCTTACTCTGGTGACTGGCTGCAGCAGCTCCGACACCTCAACGACATCGACGGTACCGGCGAGTGTGACCGGCAACATCACCGTCTTTGCGGCAGCATCATTGAAGGGAACTTTTACCGAACTCGGTAAGGAATTCGAGTCCGAGAACCCGGGATCCACAGTAACTTTCAGTTTTGCCGGCTCTTCCGACCTCGTTGCACAGATCATCGCGGGTGCACCGGCCGATGTATTCGCCTCAGCGGACGCCGCAAACATGAAGAAGGCCACCGACGCCGGCGTCGTAGAAGGAACACCATCGGACTTCGCGAGCAATACCCTCACGATTGTTGTTCCGCCAGGAAATCCGAAGGGCATCACGTCGTTCGCTGATTTGGCGCAAGAGGGAACACACTTGGTGATCTGTGCCCCGCAGGTTCCGTGTGGTGCAGCCACGAAGAAGGTCGAAGACGCTACCGGTCAAACACTCGAGCCGGTCAGTGAGGAATCGTCGGTGACCGACGTGCTGAACAAGGTCACCTCAGGTCAGGCTGATGCCGGAATCGTTTACGTCACGGACGCGAAGTCAGCCGGCGACAAGGTCGAGACCGTTGAATTTCCCGAAGCTGTCACGGTGGTCAACCTGTACCAGATTGCGGTGATGAAGGATTCGAAGAATGCATCAACAGCAGCAAAGTTTGTTGATCTGGTGAAGGGGTCGAAGGGGCTGGCCGTCCTGAGTGACGCAGGATTTGCCGCCCCGTGATGCGAATCAAACCGGCAACTCGCGCTCCGCTCGGGTTGCCGGTCTGGATTTATCTCCCCGCGCTGATCGGCGGGGCTTTTGTCATAGTCCCGCTGATAGCGATGATGTCGACCGTTCACTGGTCGCAGTTCTGGCAACTCGTGACCTCGGAATCGTCGATTGCCGCGTTGAAGTTGAGCTTGAAGACGGCTGCTATGAGCACGATTCTCTGCATTCTCTTCGGCGTCCCGATGGCTGTGGTGCTGGCGCGCAGCAGTTTTCGGGGTCTGTCGGTTCTGCGGTCGCTGATCCTCCTTCCTCTTGTTTTGCCGCCGGTAGTGGGCGGCATCGCATTGCTCTACACCTTCGGCCGTAAAGGGCTGATCGGTGAGCAGTTGGAGGTGCTCGGAATTCAGATCGCCTTCTCCACAACCGCTGTCGTGTTGGCGCAAACCTTTGTCGCTCTGCCCTTTTTGGTGGTGAGCCTCGAAGGTGCGCTGCGTACGGCAGGAACTCGCTACGAGGCCGTGGCCGCGACGCTCGGTGCCAGACCGACCACAGTCCTTCGCAGAGTGACTCTTCCGCTGGTGCTGCCCGGCCTCGTTTCGGGTGCGGTCCTGGCGTTTGCCCGTGCACTCGGAGAATTCGGTGCGACGCTGACGTTTGCCGGCAGCCTCCAAGGTGTGACCCGTACCCTGCCGCTGGAAATTTATCTACAGCGCGAGACAGATCCAGATGCAGCCGTGGCTCTTTCGCTGGTACTCGTTGTAGTCGCAGTGTTGATCGTCGTTGCAGTTCGCGGCCGCGGAACAGCGGGATCACTGTGAGCGGACTGCACATCGACGTCGAGATACCGGAACGCGACGTTATCGCCAAGTTCGAAGTCGTGGCCGGGGAAGTGACAGCGATTCTCGGGCCCAACGGCGCCGGCAAATCCACAGTGCTGGCTGCTGTTGCGGGACTGCATCATCCGCATCGCGGGATGATCGAGCTCAACTCGCGAGTACTCACGGATACCGCAGCCGGAATCGCCCTGCCGCCGCACAAGCGCGGTACCGTGCTTCTCGCCCAGGACGCATTGCTCTTTCCTCATCTCAGTGCGGTGGACAACGTTGCGTTTGCACCTCACAGTGCCGGTCGATCGCGGCGCGAATCGGCGGAGATTGCCCGCCGCTGGCTTGACGCCGTTGATGCCGGTGAACTCGCAGAACGGAAGCCGTCGCAGTTGTCCGGGGGCCAGGCACAGCGGGTTGCCGTCGCGCGGGCGCTGGCGGCAGAACCGGAGTTGCTTCTCCTCGACGAGCCGATGGCGGCACTGGACGTGGCCTCGGCACCTGCCCTACGGTCGTTGCTGCGCAGAGTGTTACGAACCGGCGACCGCACCGCAGTCCTCGTCACCCACGACGCGCTCGACGCTCTGGCGCTCGCGGATACCGTGGTCGTTCTCGATGGCGGGCGAGTCGTGGAATACGGCGATGTCCGAACTGTTCTGACGCGTCCCCGCAGTACCTTCGCAGCCAGGATCGCAGGAATCAATCTCCGAAGCGGAAACATGCTCGACGAGGGAACAATGCGAACGCCGGGCGGTACCGACATTGCGGGACGAACCGAAGTTGATGTCGCAGTGGGAAGCCCGGCGGTTGCGATGTTCGAGCCGCGTGCCGTATCAGTGTTTCTCGACCCACCGCATGGAAGTCCGCGTAACGCCTTTACCGTCACGGTTGCGGAGATCGAAAATCGCGGATCGGTAGTTCGCGTGCGTGCCGAAGACGACGAGGGGCAACCTGGTTTGTCAGCTGACATCACCACTGCGGCAGCGGCCGAACTGGATTTGGTTCCAGGCTCGACCGCTACCTTTGTCGTGAAAGCTACCGAAACGCTGATCTACGCGCAGGGCGCCGGTTCGTAGAAGTCGCCGGTCATGGAATCCGTGTAGAGAACGGCGATTTCGGCAGAGTACTTCTCCGCGATGGGCTTGCGGCGCAGCTTCATCGTCGGAGTCAGTTCGGTGCTTCCCGGCTCCCAGAACGTGGGCAGTACGCAGAAGCGTTTGATCTGCTCCGCCCTCGACAGCCGTGAATTCCCCTCTCCGACAGCAGTAGCGATGGTGTCGACGATCCGGGAGTCCTTGGCGAGTACGGCAGCATCTGCCGCCAGTCCCAGCGTTCGCGCAATATCCAGGGCAGCTTCCGCCTTGAGCGTGATCAGTGCAGTGTTGAACGGTCGGCCGTCACCGATTGTGACTACCTCGCCGATGAGCGATGACGATGTCTTGACGGCTGTTTCGATTGCGGCCGGGGACATGTTCTTGCCCGACGCGTTGATGATCAGTTCCTTCTTCCGATCGATCACCGTCAGGTATCCGTCGGAATCCGCGGTAACGATGTCACCGGTCGAGAGCCAACCGTCGGAACTGAGTGCCTCAGCAGTCTTTTCCGGCTCGCCGCGATAGCCCTTCATTACCAGTGGGCCGCGTACGAGCAGTTCACCGTCGGACTCGATGCGCATGTCCATGCCGGGAAGAAGTTTTCCGACCGTCCCGAGTTTGGTGGGATCAGCCGGCGCGGTGCTGGCGATGCAGGTCAGCTCGGACATACCCCAGATCTCGGAAATCTGAATACCCAGTGCGGCAAAGAATGCCAGCGTGTCCGGTGGAATTGGGGCGGCACCGGAAATGGCCCATTTCAATTCGGCGAAGCCGAGCTTTGCGCGCAACGCGGACAGGACCATGGAATCTGCCTTGGCATACTCCGCTTCCAGTTCCGGGGGAACAGCGTCGCCCGTCCGCAAGAGCGCGAGGCGCTTACCTCCCACGGCCAGGGCCCACTGGAGCGCTCCGCGACGTGCGTCGTCAGGTTCGTTGGCTACCGCCAATTCGACTGCAACCTTGAGCTTCTCCCACACTCGGGGAACACTGCCCCAGATGGTGGGTCGGCAGTCCGGAAGCGCGGCCGCGACCATCGAGGGGTCGGGTACCACGGTGATTTCGGTTCCGAACACCATCTGCATGTACAGGCACGTCATCCGATCCGCGATGTGCGCGGATGGCATGTACGACGTGATGCGGTCACCGAATTCGACGGGTAGGACTTTGCTTACCGCGTTGGTTTCGAACAGCAAGGCGGTATGCGTCGACTCGACGCCCTTGGGGTTTCCGGTGGTTCCGGACGTGTAGATCAAGGTTGCGACGTCAGTGGGTTGTACTGCGTTCCAAGTTGATTCGAAGTCGAATGTCTCCGGAGCCGAGGCCTTCAGCTGATCAAGTGTCAGGATTCCGTCCGGAAGATCGGCGGAATCGGCATCGATGACGACAATAGTTTCTACCGATGCCCCTGATTGCTTGACCTTCTCCACGTATTTCGCTTCGCAGATAAGAACCCGCGCACCCGAGTTGGTGAGAATGTAGCGGATGGCTTCGGGCGAAGATGTGTTGTAGATGGAAAAAGCGGTGACTCCGACGTGCTGGGCACCCACGTCGATCGGATAGAACTCGATCCGGTTGCCCATCATCAGGGCAACGGTGTCACCCCGTTTGACTCCGATCCCGGTCAATCCAGCAGCAACGTCGCGGACCTGATCGGCATAGTCGCGCCAGGTCAAAGTCTGGGTACCACCGATGGTTCTCACTGCGACGGCGTCGGGCGCCACGGCGGAGACTCGTTGGAAGGCTGAACACAGTGTGGTCATGAGGCGCTCCTGGATCTGGTGGTGTTGTCGGTTCTTGTCTCGAGTTCGCGAATGAGCTGCTGTGTCTGCGTATCCCGCGCCAGATAGCTGTCGGCGAGGATGTTGACGAAGCCGCGGCCCCACGCCCACGGTTCCCAGGCAGCGGGCGCCAGCGTTCTGCCGGCGCGGCGCGCGATGGCGTCGGCGATCACTGTTGCCGCGCGCTCCGGGGAGATCCGGTGACGCAGCGGACCGGGAAGCATCGCGTCAAGTTTGCGTCCGATCTCGTCATCGTCGAGCGTCGCCCGCGCCAGTTTTGTATCGACCATTCCGAAGTAAGCGACACCGGCAGTTGCGCCGCGACCGGCTACTTCCAAACGTAGTGCGCGGCCGAGAGCTTCGACCCCGGCCTTGCTGATCATGTACGACGCCCCGCCAACCCCCGGCGCAAACGATGCTGCCGACGACACGACAACGATGTGCCCGCGATTGCGAACGACCTCGTCGATCAGTGGATGCACGGTGTTGAACACACCGATCAGATTGACATCGATGACCCGGTCGAATTCAGCCGGGTCGATCTGCCTCAATGTTGCCGGGGGAGGCGTGATTCCGGCATTAGCCACCACCACGTCGACTCGTCCGAGTTGGGTCACCACGGAATTCGCGGCTGCCCTCATGGCCTCCCGATCGCGAACGTCGGCCGTCACCGTTACTGCTCGCTCCGAACCCAACTCGGCCTTGGCTGCAGCGAGCGACGATCCATTCACATCGACGAGCGCCACAGTTGCGCCGCGCGAGTGCACTGTGCGAGCCAGGGCCAATCCGATGCCGTCCCCGCCGCCGGTGATCAGGACGACCTTTCCGGAGAGGTCGTAGTCGACTCGCCTACCCGGCAACGGAATTCCGAGATCCCGGACCGTGCCCGTCACTGCTGACCAGCGTCCTGTCATCTTTTCAGTGCCTTCCGTGTAGTGCGCGAATGAGAACCTTGACCAGCGAATCGATTCGGGCGGTACGACGGAATGTCGTCAGCGGTAGCAACGAGGGGAAACGCTGGCGGCTCGAGGCCCGCGCGTAGGTGAATTCCTTGAGTCCGTCGGCGCCGTGGACACGTCCGAATCCGGACTCGCCGACACCACCGAGCGGAAGGCTGGGAATTGCGGCGTACATGACGTATGAATTCACCGAAGCGCCTCCGGACCGAATCCGGTCTGCGATGGCAACGCCGTTCTTGCTGAATACGCTGAGCCCTAGCGCATATCGCGACGCGTTGGTGTGCATGATCGCCTCGTCCATGGTGCGGACTTTGGTGATGGTCATTGTCGGACCGAAGGTTTCTTCGGTGACGGCAAGGCTGTCTTCGGGCACGTCGACCAGAATTGTCGGCTGTACGTATTGGCCTGAGATGGAACCAGGCCCGCCGAGGACTACTCGTCCACCCTTGGCAACCGCGTCCGTCAGATGACGGCGGATGATATCCACCTGCGACGGCATCGTGATGGGGCCGATCTTGTCCTGCGCGCCCGAGCCTGCGCGGATCTTCGACGCCAAAGCAATTGTTTTGTCGAGGAACTCGTCGTAGACGTCTTCGTGCACGTAGACACGCTCGATGCCGAGACAGGTCTGACCCGAGTTGGACAGGGCGCCCCAGACTGCGGCATCTGCCGCAGCATCGACGTTGCCGGTCGAGTCGAGAATCAACGCGTCTTTGCCGCCGCACTCCATGAGTACGGGAGTGAGAGTCTCGGCGCACGCTGCCATTACCTTTTTGCCGGTCGCCGTAGATCCGGTGAAACCGATCTTGTCCACGCCGGACCGGCATAACTCTGCTCCGACAGATCCGTCTCCGGTGATCACCTGCAGTACCGAATGCTCGGGTACGACTTCCGCGAAGACACGCCCCAACCACTCGCCGACACCCGGCGCGAACTCGCTCGGCTTGTAGACCACGGCATTGCCGGCAGCCAGGGCAAACGAAATGGATCCCAGCGGAGTGAAAATCGGATAGTTCCACGGGCCGATCACCCCGACCACACCGAGTGGCCGGTACTCCAGGCTCGCAGCCTGATTGATCGTGAGCAAGCTCGATCGGACCGACCGTCGACCGAGCACCTTGCCCGCATTCTTCGACGCCCAGGCGAGGTGCTCGGGCTCGATCGGACCGACCGTCGACCGAGCACCTTGCCCGCATTCTTCGACGCCCAGGCGAGGTGCTCGAGAGCCATCGCAATTTCGAGCATCGCGTCGGGGCGCGGCTTACCCATCTCGAGATGAATGACCTCCGCTAGTTCCGGTGCTCGGCGTGCGATGATTCCGCGCCACCGGTCCAGGAGTTGGGCGCGCTCGTTAAATGCCAGTCCGGCCCACCACGTAGCAGCGACACGAGCAATGCGAACGGCGTCGGCCACATCGGTGCCGCGTTCGATAGTTGTCTTCATCTCCGGACTCCTTGGCGTGCGTGGACAATGGCGCCTTGCGCCCATCCCTTGGTGACACGGTGGAGGACCGGCCGTGAGAGCGCGAGGGCCGGCGAGAACCAGCGCTGTGGTTCTACGGCAAAGGTCCAGGTGAGGCGGCTTCCGCCCGGAATCTGTTGCACCAGGACGTCTTCGGCGAACTTGCGGAATCCGGGAAGTGAGGAAGCCTCGACATAGAATGACATCTGCGTTCCTTCGTCCCAGCGAAAGAACTTTTCGTTCAGCGAAGCAACACCGCCGGCGGCTTCTACAACGCGAGTCGAGCCCACCCCGAACGGCCTGGTGGAGGTCCAGTCTGCCCGTGTGAGTCCACGCGCCCAGGACGCCAGTGCGTCATCGGCAGTCAATGTGCGCCAGAGGCTTTCGGGATCCACGTCACTCTCGATCGCGTGAACGATCTTGATCGGTGCGGATTGGAAGAATGCGCCGTCTGCCTGTTCGAGGGCGTAGGAGCGCTTCACAGGTCCAACACCAAACTTCCACCGGTAGCGCGTGATTGGCAGGTCAGCATGAATTCGCTCCGTTCAGTGTCGGTGAGCAAGGTATCGCGGTGATCGACGTTTCCGGAGAGAACGTGCACTTTGCATGTTCCGCAGAATCCCTGCTGACAGGAGTAGGCGACGCCCGGGAGGACGCGTCTGACGGCTGCCAAGGTGCTCTCCTTGGCGCCCACGTCGACGGTGACACCAGTTTTGGCCAGGTGCACAGTGAACTCGTTTCCGTCCACCACCGGCAGCGGGGAAAAGCGTTCGCTGTGCAGGGAACCGGTTGGGTTGACGGCCACCATGACTTCACGTGCCGAGGACATCAGCGGCGTCGGACCGCAGATATACACCGCAGCGCCCGGCGTGGAAGCGGAGACTATCGATGCGATATCGGGTAGTCCGAACTCGTCGTCGGGTCGAATCGTGACCTGTCCGCTGGTGCAGTCCGCGATCTCGTCGAGGAACGGCATCGTGGCCCGAGATCGGCCGAGATAGTCCAAGCTCCACGGTATTCCACGCTCGTGGCAGCGCCGAATCATGGGGAGAATGGGTGTGATGCCGATTCCGCCGGCAATGAACAGGTACGACGGTGCTTCGACGAGAGGGAAGGCGTTTCGTGGCCCGCGGACATTCAATTGGATGCCAGGCGCAACGTCGTGGTGAATCTCGCGGGATCCGCCGTTGCCGTCGGCGATGCGCCGCACCGCAATCCGATAGCAAGACAGATCGCTGGGATCTCCGCACAGTGAATACTGCCGCTGCTTGCCGGAGGGCAGGAGGACGTCGAGATGTGCTCCGGGAATCCACGCCGGAAGGGCTTCTCCGCCGGGAGCAGTCAGGGTAATGCTGACAACGTCCTCGCATTCCGACTGTACCGACGACACATCGAGCAACATGTCGAACCCGCTGTAGCGAACGGGTTTCGGACGGGAAAGCAGCGGCGCCGCGGCACTGGCGGCAAAGATGCGTCGGTAGGCATCCGTCGCCTGAGCCGCCAGTCGAAGCGACCGGGGTGGGTCGAAAGACGTGGCGTTGTCAGCCTTGGTCTTGTTCATCCGTAAGCCCTTTTCAGGAGGAGTGATTCGCGGCAGGCGAACGCGCGAGATAGCGCATCGCGACGTCCATGTCGCCGATCTGTGACGGGTGAAAACTCGGTCGCAGGTAGGGAGGCATTTCGGTGATCAAGAACTTGAGATTGGGTACCAGACCGCGACGCGTCGCGCTGATCAATTGCACAGGCCAGAAGTGGCCCTTGGCTTTTGACGGATCCTGGCGGAACAGATAATTCATCGATGCACCGAACAGCACGATCAGGGTGAAGCTGGCGAGCAGTGCCGTTCGGACGCGCCGCGCGTAGCTGCCGTCGACGTACATATAGGCGTCGAAAGCGACGTTGCGGTGTTCCACTTCTTCGGCGCCGTGCCATTTGACCATGTCCAGCATCACCGGGTGCATGCCGGCGTTTTCCAATGCCGGATCGGTGAGCAGCCATTCGCCGAAGACCGCGGTGAAGTGCTCCATCGCAGCGAACAAGCCCAAGCGCTCACAGAGCCACGCGTGCTTGGCTTTTCCGCTCAAACCCTTGTCACCCAGGATCTTGTCCACCAGCCAATCCATGCGGCTCGACATCGGTTCCATGTTCATGCCGAGTTCGGCAAGGTGCTCACGCGCGCCCTTGTGCGACGACGCGTGGGTTGCTTCCTGGCCGACGAAACCCACTACTTCCTCGTGTAGCCGAGGATCCTCGATGAGCGGTAGAGCTTCGGCAAGAGTGGCGGACATAGCGCGCTCGCCCTCGGGAAGGACCAGATGCATGAAGTTGATGACGTGGGTGACCATCGGTTCGTTCGGAACATAGTGCAGCGGTACACCGTCCCAGTCGAATTCGACGTCGCGCGCAGCGATTGCGTGAGCCTCGTCCGTATAGCGGCGGGCCCCGGTCGCGGCTACGACGGGCTTACCTCGAAAAGTCTTGATTCCGAGCATCACTGGCTCCTCACGGATTCTCTGAAATTCCCCGTCGCTTCGCTCGCCGCGTCGACATTCCCCGTCGCTTCGCTCGCCGCGTCGAAATTCCCCGTCGCTTCGACGACCGGCCATCGGCGCTCGTAATGCGTCAGATCGGCTCGTCGGGTTCGGGCGCGGAAAGATCGGTTGAATCCTCCGTAGAACGTGAAGTTGCGGCCGCCGTCGACGAGGTAGTAGCTGCTGCAACCACCGGTGTTCCACACGCTGGTCGCGAGCCGCCGATCTGTCTCGTCCACGAACTGCTGCTGGACGTCGGCACG
Proteins encoded:
- a CDS encoding PDR/VanB family oxidoreductase is translated as MNKTKADNATSFDPPRSLRLAAQATDAYRRIFAASAAAPLLSRPKPVRYSGFDMLLDVSSVQSECEDVVSITLTAPGGEALPAWIPGAHLDVLLPSGKQRQYSLCGDPSDLSCYRIAVRRIADGNGGSREIHHDVAPGIQLNVRGPRNAFPLVEAPSYLFIAGGIGITPILPMIRRCHERGIPWSLDYLGRSRATMPFLDEIADCTSGQVTIRPDDEFGLPDIASIVSASTPGAAVYICGPTPLMSSAREVMVAVNPTGSLHSERFSPLPVVDGNEFTVHLAKTGVTVDVGAKESTLAAVRRVLPGVAYSCQQGFCGTCKVHVLSGNVDHRDTLLTDTERSEFMLTCQSRATGGSLVLDL
- a CDS encoding metal-dependent hydrolase, whose translation is MLGIKTFRGKPVVAATGARRYTDEAHAIAARDVEFDWDGVPLHYVPNEPMVTHVINFMHLVLPEGERAMSATLAEALPLIEDPRLHEEVVGFVGQEATHASSHKGAREHLAELGMNMEPMSSRMDWLVDKILGDKGLSGKAKHAWLCERLGLFAAMEHFTAVFGEWLLTDPALENAGMHPVMLDMVKWHGAEEVEHRNVAFDAYMYVDGSYARRVRTALLASFTLIVLFGASMNYLFRQDPSKAKGHFWPVQLISATRRGLVPNLKFLITEMPPYLRPSFHPSQIGDMDVAMRYLARSPAANHSS
- a CDS encoding SDR family oxidoreductase, producing the protein MTGRWSAVTGTVRDLGIPLPGRRVDYDLSGKVVLITGGGDGIGLALARTVHSRGATVALVDVNGSSLAAAKAELGSERAVTVTADVRDREAMRAAANSVVTQLGRVDVVVANAGITPPPATLRQIDPAEFDRVIDVNLIGVFNTVHPLIDEVVRNRGHIVVVSSAASFAPGVGGASYMISKAGVEALGRALRLEVAGRGATAGVAYFGMVDTKLARATLDDDEIGRKLDAMLPGPLRHRISPERAATVIADAIARRAGRTLAPAAWEPWAWGRGFVNILADSYLARDTQTQQLIRELETRTDNTTRSRSAS
- a CDS encoding TOBE domain-containing protein, which translates into the protein MPNIRIREAAGLLGVSDDTVRRWVDGGQLSASTDDAGRKVIDGAELAVFARTNSAPTPTDPLSGGSSARNRFAGLVTKVVTDKVMAQVEMQCGPFTVVSLMSTDAVRELGLEVGSIAVAVVKATTVIVETP
- the fadD11 gene encoding fatty acid--CoA ligase FadD11; this translates as MTTLCSAFQRVSAVAPDAVAVRTIGGTQTLTWRDYADQVRDVAAGLTGIGVKRGDTVALMMGNRIEFYPIDVGAQHVGVTAFSIYNTSSPEAIRYILTNSGARVLICEAKYVEKVKQSGASVETIVVIDADSADLPDGILTLDQLKASAPETFDFESTWNAVQPTDVATLIYTSGTTGNPKGVESTHTALLFETNAVSKVLPVEFGDRITSYMPSAHIADRMTCLYMQMVFGTEITVVPDPSMVAAALPDCRPTIWGSVPRVWEKLKVAVELAVANEPDDARRGALQWALAVGGKRLALLRTGDAVPPELEAEYAKADSMVLSALRAKLGFAELKWAISGAAPIPPDTLAFFAALGIQISEIWGMSELTCIASTAPADPTKLGTVGKLLPGMDMRIESDGELLVRGPLVMKGYRGEPEKTAEALSSDGWLSTGDIVTADSDGYLTVIDRKKELIINASGKNMSPAAIETAVKTSSSLIGEVVTIGDGRPFNTALITLKAEAALDIARTLGLAADAAVLAKDSRIVDTIATAVGEGNSRLSRAEQIKRFCVLPTFWEPGSTELTPTMKLRRKPIAEKYSAEIAVLYTDSMTGDFYEPAPCA
- a CDS encoding aldehyde dehydrogenase family protein, whose product is MLTINQAASLEYRPLGVVGVIGPWNYPIFTPLGSISFALAAGNAVVYKPSEFAPGVGEWLGRVFAEVVPEHSVLQVITGDGSVGAELCRSGVDKIGFTGSTATGKKVMAACAETLTPVLMECGGKDALILDSTGNVDAAADAAVWGALSNSGQTCLGIERVYVHEDVYDEFLDKTIALASKIRAGSGAQDKIGPITMPSQVDIIRRHLTDAVAKGGRVVLGGPGSISGQYVQPTILVDVPEDSLAVTEETFGPTMTITKVRTMDEAIMHTNASRYALGLSVFSKNGVAIADRIRSGGASVNSYVMYAAIPSLPLGGVGESGFGRVHGADGLKEFTYARASSRQRFPSLLPLTTFRRTARIDSLVKVLIRALHGRH
- a CDS encoding SRPBCC family protein; its protein translation is MKRSYALEQADGAFFQSAPIKIVHAIESDVDPESLWRTLTADDALASWARGLTRADWTSTRPFGVGSTRVVEAAGGVASLNEKFFRWDEGTQMSFYVEASSLPGFRKFAEDVLVQQIPGGSRLTWTFAVEPQRWFSPALALSRPVLHRVTKGWAQGAIVHARQGVRR
- the modA gene encoding molybdate ABC transporter substrate-binding protein, with protein sequence MKKILGIVAAGALSLTLVTGCSSSDTSTTSTVPASVTGNITVFAAASLKGTFTELGKEFESENPGSTVTFSFAGSSDLVAQIIAGAPADVFASADAANMKKATDAGVVEGTPSDFASNTLTIVVPPGNPKGITSFADLAQEGTHLVICAPQVPCGAATKKVEDATGQTLEPVSEESSVTDVLNKVTSGQADAGIVYVTDAKSAGDKVETVEFPEAVTVVNLYQIAVMKDSKNASTAAKFVDLVKGSKGLAVLSDAGFAAP
- a CDS encoding ABC transporter permease; amino-acid sequence: MRIKPATRAPLGLPVWIYLPALIGGAFVIVPLIAMMSTVHWSQFWQLVTSESSIAALKLSLKTAAMSTILCILFGVPMAVVLARSSFRGLSVLRSLILLPLVLPPVVGGIALLYTFGRKGLIGEQLEVLGIQIAFSTTAVVLAQTFVALPFLVVSLEGALRTAGTRYEAVAATLGARPTTVLRRVTLPLVLPGLVSGAVLAFARALGEFGATLTFAGSLQGVTRTLPLEIYLQRETDPDAAVALSLVLVVVAVLIVVAVRGRGTAGSL
- a CDS encoding aldehyde dehydrogenase family protein, which produces MKTTIERGTDVADAVRIARVAATWWAGLAFNERAQLLDRWRGIIARRAPELAEVIHLEMGKPRPDAMLEIAMALEHLAWASKNAGKVLGRRSVRSSPSTSPGRRRMRARCSVDGRSDRACSRSIRLRAWSTGHSVWSG
- a CDS encoding sulfate/molybdate ABC transporter ATP-binding protein, translated to MSGLHIDVEIPERDVIAKFEVVAGEVTAILGPNGAGKSTVLAAVAGLHHPHRGMIELNSRVLTDTAAGIALPPHKRGTVLLAQDALLFPHLSAVDNVAFAPHSAGRSRRESAEIARRWLDAVDAGELAERKPSQLSGGQAQRVAVARALAAEPELLLLDEPMAALDVASAPALRSLLRRVLRTGDRTAVLVTHDALDALALADTVVVLDGGRVVEYGDVRTVLTRPRSTFAARIAGINLRSGNMLDEGTMRTPGGTDIAGRTEVDVAVGSPAVAMFEPRAVSVFLDPPHGSPRNAFTVTVAEIENRGSVVRVRAEDDEGQPGLSADITTAAAAELDLVPGSTATFVVKATETLIYAQGAGS